The Burkholderia sp. NRF60-BP8 genomic sequence ACGATCACGAGACGAGCGACGAGGACGCGGCCGAAATGGAAGCGCTCGAAGTCGACATCCTCGCGAAACTGGGTTTCCCGAACCCGTACCAGTAAGCGTTCCGCCCGATGCGTCACGCCGCGATGCTGCCGCCCGCCTACCCGCCGTCGATCGGCGAAGGCCGTCTGCTGACGGAAGACGAGCTCGCGGCGTCGCTCGCGCATACGATGCGCGACTGGGACGGCCGGCAGGATCTCTGGCTGTTCGGCTATGGCTCGCTGATCTGGAACCCCGGGCTGCCGACCGTCGCCGCCGTGCGCGGCAAGGTGCACGGCTATCACCGCGGGCTCTACCTGTGGTCGCGCGTGAACCGCGGCACCCCCGAACGGCCGGGCCTCGTGCTCGCGCTCGATCGCGGCGGCTCGTGCGCGGGCATCGCATTCCGGCTCTCTGGGCCGACCGCGCAGCCGCACCTCGAGACATTGTGGAAGCGCGAGATGCCGATGGGCTCGTACCGGCCCGCGTGGCTGCCGTGCTCGCTCGAGACCGGCGAACGCGTGACCGCGCTCGCGTTCGTGATGCGCCGCGACGCACCGACCTATACGGGCAAGCTGACCGACTCCGTCGTGAAGGAAGTGTTCGGCTGCGCGGCCGGCCGCTACGGCACGACGCTCGACTACGTGAGCCGCACGGTCGACGCGCTGCGCGCGAGCGGCATCCCCGACCGCGCGCTGGAAGGGTTGCTGGCGCGATGCCGATGATTCGACCCGACATCCGGGCTGCCGCGTCCATGCGACACCGCGCCGCCCACGCTTTCGCACGAGGACACTGCCGATGAAACCGTCACGCCGGTCACGTTGCAGGATCGCCGCGCTGCTCGTCGCCGCGAGCGTCGCGCTGTCCGGCTGCGGAATACTCGGTTGCGGCGGCGCCGCGACCAACGGCGCGGCCGCCGGCGGCTGCTCGGCCGGCATGCGGTTCTGAACCGCGCGCCGGCGGCGCCCGTCTGCGGCGGAATGCCGCCGTCACGGCCGTTTCCCGCGTCGGGCCGCGTCGCCCTTCCCGCCGCCGTTTTTTGGCCGCCGCGCCCCGCCGGCTCTTTCTGCGATAGGATGAGCCCGAGGACGCCGCCGCGCCCGGCGCGGCCGGCGCGACCGTCCGCGAGCGGGGCAGCGCGAGCCGCCCGACCTGGCCGTGCGGCCGGGTGACACGGCCGCGTCGTGCCCTTGGTGTATCCTTGCCTACTCCGTGACCGCGCGCCCCGGCATGACCCGGGCGCACCACCATGAACGATTCGTATCCCAGTCGTAAGCCAACCGACAAACCGCAAGAAAAGCGCTCGCTGCTCGAGCGCCTGACCGACTTCATCTCGCCCGAGCCCGAATCCCGCGGCGAGTTGCTGGAAATCCTCCAGGACGCCCACGAACGCAACCTGATCGACGCCGATTCGCTGTCGATGATCGAAGGCGTGTTCCAGGTATCCGATCTGTGCGCGCGCGACATCATGGTGCCGCGCGCGCAAATGGACGCGATCAACATCGCCGACAAGCCCGAGGATTTCATCCCGTTCGTCCTCGAAAAGGCGCACTCGCGCTATCCCGTGTACGAGGAGAACCGCGACAACGTGATCGGCGTGCTGCTCGCGAAGGATCTGCTGCGCTTCTACGCCGAGGAAGAGTTCGACGTGCGCGGGATGCTGCGCCCGGCCGTGTTCATTCCGGAATCGAAGCGCCTGAACGTGCTGCTGCACGACTTCCGCGTGAACCGCAATCACCTGGCGATCGTCGTCGACGAATACGGCGGCGTCGCGGGCCTGATCACGATCGAGGACGTGCTCGAACAGATCGTCGGCGACATCGAGGACGAGTACGACTTCGACGAGGAAGCCGGCAACATCATCTCGGGGCCGGACGGCCGCTACCGCGTGCGCGCGCTCACCGAGATCGAGCAGTTCAACGAGGTGTTCGGCACCGATTTCTCCGACGACGAAGTCGACACGATCGGCGGGCTGATCACCCATCATTTCGGACGCGTGCCGCACCGCGGCGAGAAGCTGCAGCTCGGCAACCTCGTGTTCGAAATCCAGCGCGGCGATGCGCGCCAGGTTCATGTGCTGCTGGTGCGCCGCAACCCGCTCGCCAGCCGTCGCGCCGAAACCTCGCACGAAGACTGACCGCCCCGCGCCAGCCGCGCTTCCTTCAACCGCTCGCCCTCTTCCGCTTCACATGGACGATCCGATCCCGTCCCGCCCGGCTGGCGGCCTTCTCGCGCCGGCGCCCGGCCGCGCGCTGCCGCGCTGGCACTATCCGGCCGCGCTGCTCGCCGGTGCGGCCAATACGCTCAGCTTTGCACCCACGCCGCACGGCGGCTGGCTGCAGCTCGTCGTATTCGTCTGGTTTTTCGCGCAACTGACGCGCACGTCGAGCTGGCGCGGCGCCGCGCTCACCGGCGGCGCGTTCGGCTTCGGCAACTTCATCAGCGGCGTCTGGTGGCTCTACATCAGCATGCACGTGTACGGCGAGATGGCCGCGCCGCTCGCGGGCGGCGCACTCGTGCTGTTCTCGCTGTACCTGTCGCTGTACCCGGCGTTCTCGGCCGGGCTGTGGTCGTTCTGCGCGGGCCATGCGTGGCAGCGCCGCGAGCCCGACCCGCGGCCGTTCTCGCCGACCTGGCACGGCGCATTCGCGTTCGCGAGCGCGTGGGCGCTCGGCGAATGGCTGCGCGGCACCGTGTTCACCGGCTTTCCGTGGCTCGGCAGCGGCTACCCGCAGGTCGACGGCCCGTTCGCGGGCTTTGCGCCGGTGGTCGGCGTGTACGGGATCGCGTGGGTGCTCGCGCTGTTCGCCGCACTGGTCGTGCAGGCGCTCGCCGCGCGCCCGTCGCCGCTGCGCGTCGGCGGCGACGGCGCATCGAGCGGCAACGCGCGCGTGCGCATCGCCGCGCCGGCCGGCATCGCCGTCACGCTCGTCGCGGCCGGCCTCGCGCTGTCGCAGGTCACGTGGACCGTACCCGCGAACGCGCCGCTCACCGTGCGGCTGCTGCAAGGCAACGTGAAGCAGGACATCAAGTTCGAGCAGGAAGGCATCGACGCGGCGATCAAGATGTACCAGCAGATGATCGTCGAGAAGCCGGCCGACCTGATCGTCACGCCCGAGACCGCGATCGCGGTGATGATCCAGGAACTGCCCGAACCGTTCGCCGTCGCGATCCGCAAGTTCAGCGACACGACCGGTTCGGCGGTGCTGTTCGGCGCGGTCGGCGCGTCGGTGACCGAGGACGGCCGCTACGTCGATTACACGAACAGCCTGTACGGCGTGACGCCGAACTCGCGCGACATCTATCACTACGACAAGCATCACCTCGTGCCCTTCGGCGAATTCATTCCGTGGGGCTTCCGGTGGTTCGTCAATCTGATGAAGATGCCGCTCGGCGACTTCGCGCGCGGCGCACCCGTGCAGAAGCCGTTCCTCGTGCACAACCAGCCGGTGATGGCCGACATCTGCTACGAGGATTTGTTCGGCGAGGAAATCGCCGCGACGATCCGCGACAATCCGCAGCCGCCCGGCGTGCTCGTCAACGTGACGAATCTCGCGTGGTTCGGCGACACGATCGCGCTCGACCAGCATCTGCAGATCGCGCGGATGCGCTCGCTCGAAACGGGCCGGCCGATGCTGCGCTCGACCAATACGGGGATGACGGCCGCGATCGACGCGCACGGCCGCGTGCTCGGTCAGTTGAAGCCGTTCACGATCGGCTCGCTCGACGTGCGGATCGAAGGCACGAGCGGCTTCACGCCGTACGTGACGAGCGGCAACAACATCGTGCTCGCGGTGTCGTTCGTGCTGCTCGCGTTCGGCTTCACGTTCGGGCCGGGGCTGCGCCGGCGCAACGGCCGACGCCACGGCGACGACGAAGCGCAATGACGCAACGGGCCGCCGTCGAGCGCGGCGGCCCGTGAGCGCGAGCGGGCCGTCGGGTCAGGCCCGCCGGGCCGACTGGTCCGATTGGCCCGATCGATCCGATGGTTCCGACTGCGCGGCGACGCGCCGAAGGTCGCGGCTCACTTCCTCCATCACCGGCGCCCACGCGCCGAACGTCGGCTGCCGGTACAACGTCGCGGTCGGATACCACGGGCTGTCCCGGCGATCGAGCAGCCAAGGCCAGTGCGGATTCACGTCGAGCAGCACCCAGGTACGCGCGCCGAGCGCGCCGGCCAGGTGCGCGACCGACGTGCACACGGTGATCACGAGATCCAGCGCGCCGATGAACGCCGCCGTATCGTCGAAGCTCTTCAGTTCTGCCGTGTAGTCTTCGATCGCGAAACCCGTCGCGCGCGCGGCGGCGACATCCGCGTCCGCGCCCGGCTGCAGCGAATAGAACGCGACGCCGTCGATGTCGCGAAACGCGTCGGCATAGCGCTCGAGCCCGACGCGCCGGAACGGATTGCGCTGATGGCCCGCGCTGCCCGTCCACACGAGCCCGACCTTCGGCCGGCCGTCGCCCGCGAGCCGCGCACGCCATGCGTCGCATGCGCCCGGCTCGGCGCGCAGGTACGGCACCGACTCGGCGAGCGTCGATGCCTCCATGCCGAGCATCAGCGGCAGGCCGATCAGCGGCACTTCGTAATCGAATGCCGGCAGCGCGTCGACGCCGCCGCCCGCGCTGAATGTGTCCGCGTGCGCGCCGAGGCTGCGCTGCATCAGCGTGCCGAGCGCCGGGAACGTATTCCACGCGAGCCAACCGCCCTCGCGATGCACGCGTTCGGCGAGCGGCGCGACGAAGCGGCAGAACTGCAGCACGTCGCCGAGCCCCTGCTCGCCCCACACCAGCAGCGTCTTGCCGGCGAGCGGCTCGCCCTGCCAGCGCGGGCCCGGCAACGCCGGCCGGCGGCCGCGCAACTCGCCCGCGCCGTCCCAGCGCGCCTCGTGGCCGCGCCAGCCCGCCGCGTGGTTGCCGCGCACCAGCTGGATGATCGCGAGGTTGAAGCGGAACGACGCATCGTCGGGCGCCAGCTCGCACGCCCGCGCCGCATGGCGCTCGGCATCGTCCCAGCGCTGCGCCTCCTTCATCGCCATCGCGACGTTGTTCATCGCGAGCGCGTTGTCGGGCGCGAGCTCGGCGAGCCGCGCGGCGCACGCGAGCGCACCGTCCAGATCGTGCGTCGCGATCCGCGCGACGACGAGGTTGGTCCACGCCTGCACGTCGTGCGGATCGTGCTTCACGGCCGCGTCGAGCAGCGCGATCTCGTCCGCGCGGTCGCCGCCCGACAGCCGCAGCGCGATCGCGAGGTTGTTCCGCAGCGACGGCAGGCCGGCATCGAGCGCGAGCGCCGCGCGGTACGGCGCGACGGCGTCCGCGTGACGGCCGGCCACCTGCAGCGCGTAGCCGTGGTTGAAGTACGCGTGCGCGCCCGGCTGCGCACGCGCCGCGCATTCGGCAAGCGCAACCGCATCGTCCATGCGCTGCCGCGCGGCGAGCGCGGCCGTGAGCTGCGCGATCGCCGCCGCATCGACCGCGTGCAGATGGGCGGCGGCGGCGAGCCACAGATCGTGCGCGGGGCGCTCGCCGCGCGCCTGCGCGTCGGCGGCGCGCTCGAGCAGCGCGAGGAACGGCGGAAGCAGCGGAATCAGGATGTCGGTCGGTTCGTCCATGCAGTGAGCGTCGGCAAGCGGTGACGCGGCACGCATGGCGCGCGCCGCAATACGCGCATCTTACCCCCCGCGCGACGCGCGGCGGCACGCCCGTCGCGAGGGGCCACACGCGGCCGCGCGGCGCATACGGGCCGTCGACGCGCAGGCCGCCGGAAACGGCCCGGCAGTGCCCGCATCCGCCTTCCGGCCGCATCCGGTCGCCGATCCGGTAAAATTACGCGTTTCAGCACACTAACAAGCCGCGCCGCCGCGCGAGCCGACCCTCCGGGCCCGCCCGGAGCGCCGTCCGCAACGGAGCGCCAGCGCCACGAAGGCTCTTCATGCTTACGTTTCAGCAAATCATCCTGACGCTGCAGTCCTACTGGGACAAGCAGGGTTGCGCCCTGCTCCAGCCCATCGACATGGAAGTCGGCGCGGGCACGTCGCACGTCCACACGTTCCTGCGCGCGGTCGGCCCCGAGCCGTGGCGCGCCGCGTACGTGCAGCCGTCGCGCCGCCCGAAGGACGGCCGCTACGGCGAAAACCCGAACCGCCTGCAGCACTACTACCAGTACCAGGTCGTGCTCAAGCCGGCGCCCGAAAACATCCTCGACCTGTACCTCGGCTCGCTCGAAGCGCTCGGCTTCGACCTGAAGCAGAACGACGTGCGCTTCGTCGAGGACGACTGGGAGAACCCGACGCTCGGCGCGTGGGGGCTCGGCTGGGAAGTGTGGCTGAACGGGATGGAAGTCACGCAGTTCACGTATTTCCAGGAAGTCGGCGGCCTCGAATGCAAGCCGGTGCTGGGCGAGATCACGTACGGCCTCGAGCGCCTCGCGATGTACCTGCAGAAGGTCGAGAACGTGTACGACCTCGTGTGGACCGAGTGGGAGGAGCAAGGCCCGAACGGCCCCGAGCTGCGCCGCCTGTCGTACGGCGACGTGTACCACCAGAACGAGGTCGAGCAGTCGACCTACAACTTCGAGCACGCGAACGTCGACCTGCTGTTCACGTTCTTCAACAGCTACGAAGCCGAAGCGAAGAAGATGATCGACGCGCAGCTCGCGCTGCCCGCGTACGAGCTCGTGCTGAAGGCCGGCCACACGTTCAACCTGCTCGACGCGCGCGGCGCGATCTCGGTCACCGAGCGGGCGGCGTACATCGGCCGCATCCGCGCGCTGTCGCGTCTCGTCGCGCAGGCTTACTACGACTCGCGCGAGAAGCTCGGCTTCCCGATGCTCGGCAACCCGCCGGGCGTGCCGGGCCTCACCACCGACGCCCAGGACGCCGCGCAGCCGGCATGGGCGCCGCCGCTCAAGGTCGAACGCAAGATCGATCAGGACTGACGAGACGAGATTCATTCCAACCATGACGCATAATCATCCCGCCCCCCTGCTCGTCGAACTGCTGACCGAAGAGCTGCCGCCGAAGGCCCTCGCGCGCCTCGGCGACGCATTCGCCGAAGGTCTCGCGCAACGCCTCGCGGCGCGCGACCTCGTCGAAGGCGAACTCGTGTTCGAACGCTACGCCACGCCGCGCCGCCTCGCGGTCGTCGTGCAGAACGTGCGCGCCGTCGCGCCCGACCGGCAGGTCCGCGAAAAGGTCCTGCCCGTGTCGGTCGCGCTCGACGCCG encodes the following:
- a CDS encoding gamma-glutamylcyclotransferase, which encodes MRHAAMLPPAYPPSIGEGRLLTEDELAASLAHTMRDWDGRQDLWLFGYGSLIWNPGLPTVAAVRGKVHGYHRGLYLWSRVNRGTPERPGLVLALDRGGSCAGIAFRLSGPTAQPHLETLWKREMPMGSYRPAWLPCSLETGERVTALAFVMRRDAPTYTGKLTDSVVKEVFGCAAGRYGTTLDYVSRTVDALRASGIPDRALEGLLARCR
- the glyQ gene encoding glycine--tRNA ligase subunit alpha translates to MLTFQQIILTLQSYWDKQGCALLQPIDMEVGAGTSHVHTFLRAVGPEPWRAAYVQPSRRPKDGRYGENPNRLQHYYQYQVVLKPAPENILDLYLGSLEALGFDLKQNDVRFVEDDWENPTLGAWGLGWEVWLNGMEVTQFTYFQEVGGLECKPVLGEITYGLERLAMYLQKVENVYDLVWTEWEEQGPNGPELRRLSYGDVYHQNEVEQSTYNFEHANVDLLFTFFNSYEAEAKKMIDAQLALPAYELVLKAGHTFNLLDARGAISVTERAAYIGRIRALSRLVAQAYYDSREKLGFPMLGNPPGVPGLTTDAQDAAQPAWAPPLKVERKIDQD
- the lnt gene encoding apolipoprotein N-acyltransferase — encoded protein: MDDPIPSRPAGGLLAPAPGRALPRWHYPAALLAGAANTLSFAPTPHGGWLQLVVFVWFFAQLTRTSSWRGAALTGGAFGFGNFISGVWWLYISMHVYGEMAAPLAGGALVLFSLYLSLYPAFSAGLWSFCAGHAWQRREPDPRPFSPTWHGAFAFASAWALGEWLRGTVFTGFPWLGSGYPQVDGPFAGFAPVVGVYGIAWVLALFAALVVQALAARPSPLRVGGDGASSGNARVRIAAPAGIAVTLVAAGLALSQVTWTVPANAPLTVRLLQGNVKQDIKFEQEGIDAAIKMYQQMIVEKPADLIVTPETAIAVMIQELPEPFAVAIRKFSDTTGSAVLFGAVGASVTEDGRYVDYTNSLYGVTPNSRDIYHYDKHHLVPFGEFIPWGFRWFVNLMKMPLGDFARGAPVQKPFLVHNQPVMADICYEDLFGEEIAATIRDNPQPPGVLVNVTNLAWFGDTIALDQHLQIARMRSLETGRPMLRSTNTGMTAAIDAHGRVLGQLKPFTIGSLDVRIEGTSGFTPYVTSGNNIVLAVSFVLLAFGFTFGPGLRRRNGRRHGDDEAQ
- a CDS encoding HlyC/CorC family transporter, whose product is MNDSYPSRKPTDKPQEKRSLLERLTDFISPEPESRGELLEILQDAHERNLIDADSLSMIEGVFQVSDLCARDIMVPRAQMDAINIADKPEDFIPFVLEKAHSRYPVYEENRDNVIGVLLAKDLLRFYAEEEFDVRGMLRPAVFIPESKRLNVLLHDFRVNRNHLAIVVDEYGGVAGLITIEDVLEQIVGDIEDEYDFDEEAGNIISGPDGRYRVRALTEIEQFNEVFGTDFSDDEVDTIGGLITHHFGRVPHRGEKLQLGNLVFEIQRGDARQVHVLLVRRNPLASRRAETSHED